In Mauremys reevesii isolate NIE-2019 linkage group 13, ASM1616193v1, whole genome shotgun sequence, the sequence AAAGCTCGTTGAGATATTGGTTTTAAGGGAAAATTGGATTGTTTTGCAAAAGGAAAATATTCCCAGCAAGTGTCAGCTTCCCTCGAAATCAGGGTCATTTTTTTGGTCAGAAGACCTGAAAATGCTTGGCTACAAATAAAACATTGTCCAGTTTTCagcaaatatatttttgtttcctttggCAGTGTTTTGCCAAGAATTTTTCTGTTTGGGGCATGTTTTTGTCAATTTTTTCAGGTTTCAGCTCTTTTCTGTCCAATTTTCTGAGGTTTCAGCAGCTTTTAgtcaatttttttgttgttgctttggtTTTTCAATAGAGAATCCAAATTTTGCACAGGAAACTCAAATCCCATTTTCAGACcagctgtaataataataataataataggaaggAAAGGACATTTAATGAAACCCTCTACGTTGCAAACAAGATTTGGGTAATGCTGGGAACAGTAGGAAAAACAGGGGGAGGAATGTTGGGGATTCTGGAGAAATTTTGGGCAGCTTGGGGAAAGATCTGAAGGGGCAGTACTAGGTCAAAGCAGTTCACATGCACACATCCAGACTATCATCATGGTGCTGGCATCCTCCATCCTCACAGATGCTCAGACCAGAGACAGAGGGACGTGGTCGGGTGGGTTATTTTCTTTGGTGAACTGGATGTTCCTGCAGAACAAGATGGGCTCCTGGCCCATGCAGAGGCGGTACTGCCAGATGTACAGGTTCTTTTTGGGCTCCAGGGTCACTTGAATTGACTCCTCTTCTTCTCGGGCTTCGGTCCAGTCTTCCTGCCACATATGGACGTTTCTCCCACCGTACTCGAACTCAAGGGAGAACTGGAGCTGGGTGATGAGCTTGATGAGCTCTCCAGCTCCGCAGGACAACTCAGCAGATATGCTCCAGTTGCGCTCGATGCTGGACATGTACTGCTTGGCATAGCCCACCTTGCGGGTGACCTTGTCGGACCAGCTGATGGGGGAGCCGGAGTCATTGTGCAGGGTCTTTATGcactcccaacccgcagaggAGATGCCCTTGGTGAGGGTCACCCCCCCCAGGGAAGAAATTCAGCACGTCAGGGTAGATGGAGTAGAAGGAATTCAGGTTGGCAGATCTCATCTCATTGTACAAGTAGAACTGAGCCCCCCACTTCTCGTCCACCTGGATCAGGGTAAGGAGGCAACTGATCCCAAAGTAGTAGAGCCCCTTTGTGCATTCGGGGTGCAGGATGACGTTTCTTTCACCTTCAGCTGTTCTCAAATCAGTCACCCACCGCATTTCACCCTGGTTTTGGAAAATGATGAAGAATCCATAACCAGTCATCCCATAGTGGTCCCCGCTGTGGCACCTGGGATGCAAGTCAAAGTCCTGGGGGTTGTCATCCATGCTCAGGTCCTTCACCACCCGGTAGTAGCTGCCTTTGAGGATGTAGATATTGGGCTCCCCCACGCAGCCCAAGTAGTGATCCCCACCCTCGCACGCGGGGTGCAGTCTCTGGATCTTGATGTTGCGCCCGTTCTCAAGGAGCTCTGTCTGCAGGTAGCAGCCCAGGTCGGAGCGGACGATGCAGTCTCCATTGTCATTGCGGAAGATGTCTGTGCCCGGGGAGTCCTTCCGAGGGACCAATGATCCAATGACTGgcctggagccctggggtggggagaaagtggAGAGAAGGGAAGGAAGCAGTTGGCAGAAGGATCAAGGCAGTTTGAGATGATCATGTGCACGTGGGGTTGAACTAGGAGACATCAGGGAACTTCTCTGTTTCTATTAAGGGAAAAACTTTTCAGTGACACCAGAGTGAATCCCTCAGGGCAACAACGACCCCTCTTCACTCACCCCAGTGGAGCTACGGCCGATATACAGCAGCTGGAGGAGACTGGTCCAATGACACCATTGGAGCTAGGGACATTTGATATTAGCTCATCTGATCTTTTGTGAATCTTTCATGCTTGAAGACCCCCTGGTTCCAACAGTGACCAGGCACCTGGGACCAGTgacgtagccaggttctaacatcagggggagcgaacacattaaaaaggcgccacccgacatatcaaattactaattacatactttAAAATTtgctatacatatttattttgtacttaaaataaaaacacaagaataaTCCAGCCACGGAAGGGTTTGCACAGCCAGCATTTCacaggagaactttagattatacttagatatactttagatcaggggtcggcaaccttttggaagtgctgtgctgagtcttcatttattcactctaatttaaggtttcgtgtgccagtcatacattttaatgtttttagaaggtctctctccataagtctataatatataactaaactagtgttgtattgcaaaataaacaaggttttcaaaatgtttaagaagcttcatttaaaattaaattaaaatgttgatcttacgctgccggcccgctcagcctactgctggtctggggttctgttcacctaggctggcagcaggctgagcggggcctgcgaccaggaccccgcctggcaaggggccagcagccggaaccccagactggcagtgggctgtgcGGGGCCAGCACCCGGGATcccagggtggggatgtgggggtgcaggagtcaggatggggatgcatggggtgtggggctgggtatgtgggggtgcATGagtcaggacagagggctgggggcatgtgaggggggtgcaggtgtcagggcagggggggctgggtatgtgtgggggtgccagagccagggctggggtcttgggggggtgaaggagtcaagcagagggctgggtgactatgagggggtacagggctcagggcaggggcctggggggggtggggcacagggcaCGGGCCTTGGgggtgtgcagggctcagggcagagggctgggtgtgtgtgggcgGTGTGAGGTCAgtgctgggggcatgtgaggggggtcagggctcagggcagagggctgggggttgtgtgggggggtcagggcagggggctggaggcgtgtgcccctattccacccctccttccccaaggccctgtcaCCGCTTCTTCTCTGcagaccccaggactcccatgccccatccaacccccctgctccctgactgtcccctccagagaccctctgcccctaaccaccctgcctgggatcccaccctgctccctgtcgcctgactgccccatcccttatccaacccccccggccccggccccggcccccttaccatgaggctcctagcagcatgttctgctccacgcagagccagacacgctgccccaTGGGAGCGCACAaccccggcccccagagcgctgcgtgcgcggcggcagggctccaggggaggggggaaggtgggggaggggccggcggctTGCTGTGCTCGGCCGGGCCCTCCGGCCCGGAAGTGCggaccctgcggcttgccgcgccggaagagtggggccatttgcccacccctgcattagggtgtgcctgggtaCACCCCGTGCACACTGATGcttcagccccctgcccctgttggggggggggggtggagaagagcgggccgggccggatttttaatggcacactgctcCGGCAGGCAgtagcgtgccattaaaaatcggcttgcatgccgtctttggcacgtgtgccataggttgctgctTTAGATTCTAGAAAGTAAATGACAGAATATAGTAGTttataattgtcacaggtttaaaaaaaatactggccattttttccagttactaatttcattttaaaattaatcaatgaaatgcactttatttataatagatcgTCATACCAAAGCCACCAAAAAGGCATGacaaatacaagttttatgagaattggtgagcaaagatctcatagctcttcggggttggacaaagcagtaatttcccttaaagtagctttattcatttttttttttaaacagaagacaTCTCTAtgacacaggttggcagtctaacatttttggaacactgagtactgaaagttagggggttttaaccaatttaagctgtacacacactg encodes:
- the LOC120381288 gene encoding uncharacterized protein LOC120381288; amino-acid sequence: MLRSDKPTLGSRPVIGSLVPRKDSPGTDIFRNDNGDCIVRSDLGCYLQTELLENGRNIKIQRLHPACEGGDHYLGCVGEPNIYILKGSYYRVVKDLSMDDNPQDFDLHPRCHSGDHYGMTGYGFFIIFQNQGEMRWVTDLRTAEGERNVILHPECTKGLYYFGISCLLTLIQVDEKWGAQFYLYNEMRSANLNSFYSIYPDVLNFFPGGGDPHQGHLLCGLGVHKDPAQ